In one Sebastes umbrosus isolate fSebUmb1 chromosome 13, fSebUmb1.pri, whole genome shotgun sequence genomic region, the following are encoded:
- the c13h2orf69 gene encoding UPF0565 protein C2orf69 homolog yields MLATQAVFLLAAVSKTMSSVAATTTSEAAAGLHAAASRDGGFGSPLQRLQKLLAVPGSDPSRVNDLLLLRPDPDADDHTATEPEEKGSNRHVVFFHGDIQNFQEEMALQPEGAQWLSWSLEQVALTLGRRFPDRHVWVVRASRMYLHKFSCYHNFVESNMFGAPEHSHYSPDYGAFHHLRALLSHGMERANLPNPLQPQGGGDSIPSGFSLTPVGFSKGCVVLNQMLYELAGARADPQMSHFVKSISDMYWLDGGHPGGSETWVTNKQVLKELASSGVSIHAHVTPYEVCDPMRAWVGREHGHFIKTLEEFGACPSKKLHFEDEPPTIENHFRVIQEF; encoded by the exons ATGCTAGCGACTCAAGCTGTCTTTCTACTAGCTGCTGTGTCCAAAACGATGAGCTCTGTGGCAGCGACGACAACCTCTGAAGCTGCGGCGGGGCTGCACGCAGCAGCCAGCCGGGATGGAGGCTTCGGGAGCCCGCTGCAGAGGCTCCAGAAGCTGCTGGCGGTGCCCGGATCCGACCCGAGCCGAGTCAAcgacctgctgctgctccggcCTGATCCTGATGCAGACGACCACACTGCTACAGAGCCAGAGGAGAAGGGCAGCAATAGGCATGTTGTGTTCTTCCACGGGGATATTCAG AACTTCCAGGAGGAGATGGCCCTGCAGCCTGAAGGAGCCCAGTGGCTCTCATGGAGTCTGGAGCAGGTCGCCCTCACCCTGGGCCGACGCTTCCCCGACCGACACGTTTGGGTGGTCAGAGCCTCCCGCATGTATCTCCACAAGTTCAGCTGCTACCACAACTTCGTAGAGAGCAACATGTTCGGGGCGCCGGAGCACTCGCACTACTCACCTGACTATGGAGCGTTTCACCACCTCAG GGCCCTGCTGAGCCACGGCATGGAGAGAGCCAACCTACCAAACCCCCTTCAGCCACAAGGAGGCGGCGACAGCATCCCCTCAGGGTTCTCGCTGACGCCGGTGGGCTTCAGCAAAGGCTGCGTGGTGCTGAACCAGATGCTGTACGAGCTGGCCGGGGCCCGCGCCGACCCGCAGATGTCGCACTTCGTCAAGAGCATCTCCGACATGTACTGGCTGGACGGCGGCCACCCGGGAGGCAGCGAGACCTGGGTGACCAACAAGCAGGTGCTGAAGGAGCTCGCTTCCAGCGGAGTGTCCATTCACGCCCACGTCACCCCGTACGAGGTGTGCGACCCGATGCGGGCCTGGGTGGGCCGCGAGCACGGACACTTCATCAAGACCCTGGAGGAGTTCGGGGCCTGTCCGAGTAAGAAGCTGCACTTTGAAGACGAGCCCCCCACCATCGAGAACCACTTCAGGGTCATCCAGGAGTTTTGA
- the ftcdnl1 gene encoding formiminotransferase N-terminal subdomain-containing protein isoform X1, whose translation MLKSTRVCIMHLDVHRLIDSCTEVSVRTTYRNHSSCGRNMASGSWGRRLVACLLNVSEARRKDLVETVAKAALYNTEGVRREGTAVLNIFNDHDYNRSVITIVASIDSIREAVLSACEKACGLIDMRAHKGVHPCMGAVDLIPIYPLGEEVGVEDCAKEARAVAQGLTERVQGTSAFLFGWADSPLQRGLAQRRKEMGWFKKTTDMQAIRPDMGPQPQQRFGLTGVGAGPYVMNCNVTIDTQDSAMGRSIATAIRESTPGGLPGVQVLALPHEGAVEIACNVESVKGSPAGHMTAGEPWPCFSIGGQPYCHAPASLITARVAELAGRQGVGVKGTALVGFTPRECRGLAELALSQGIAEFWKEQHRIRM comes from the exons ATGCTAAAGTCTACTCGTGTATGTATCATGCATCTGGACGTGCatcgattgattgacagctgcactGAAGTTAGTGTGCGTACTACGTACAGAAATCA TAGCAGCTGTGGCAGAAACATGGCCTCAGGTTCCTGGGGCAGAAGACTGGTGGCTTGTCTCCTCAACGTTTCCGAGGCTCGCAGGAAAGACCTGGTGGAGACTGTGGCCAAGGCAGCCTTATACAACACTGAAG GTGTTAGACGAGAGGGGACCGCAGTGCTGAACATCTTCAATGACCATGACTATAACCGTTCTGTCATCACCATTGTGGCCAGTATCGACTCTATCA GAGAGGCGGTTCTGTCTGCATGCGAGAAAGCCTGTGGGCTGATCGACATGCGCGCTCACAAGGGAGTCCACCCATGTATGGGTGCCGTCGACCTCATACCCATCTACCCCCTGGGGGAGGAGGTGGGAGTGGAGGACTGTGCTAAAGAGGCTCGGG CTGTGGCTCAGGGACTCACAGAGCGGGTCCAGGGCACCAGTGCTTTCCTGTTTGGCTGGGCAGACTCCCCCCTTCAGCGGGGGCTGgcgcagaggaggaaagagatggGCTGGTTCAAGAAGACGACGGACATGCAGGCAATCAGGCCCGACATGGGGCCGCAGCCACAGCAACGATTCGGTCTCACAG GTGTTGGGGCTGGTCCGTACGTCATGAACTGCAATGTCACTATCGACACCCAGGACTCGGCCATGGGACGCAGCATCGCCACGGCCATCAGGGAGTCGACCCCGGGCGGGCTGCCTGGGGTGCAGGTGCTGGCCTTGCCACACGAGGGCGCTGTTGAAATCGCCTGTAATGTTGAAAGTGTGAAGGGGAGCCCAGCCGGTCACATGACTGCAGGTGAACCGTGGCCTTGTTTCAGCATCGGCGGCCAGCCGTACTGTCACGCTCCGGCTTCCCTCATCACGGCGAGGGTCGCAGAGCTGGCAGGGAGGCAGGGGGTTGGCGTGAAGGGCACCGCGCTGGTGGGGTTTACCCCCCGCGAGTGCAGGGGCCTGGCAGAGTTAGCACTGTCTCAAGGGATTGCTGAGTTCTGGAAAGAGCAGCACAGGATCCGTATGTGA
- the ftcdnl1 gene encoding formiminotransferase N-terminal subdomain-containing protein isoform X2: MLKSTRVCIMHLDVHRLIDSCTEVSVRTTYRNHSCGRNMASGSWGRRLVACLLNVSEARRKDLVETVAKAALYNTEGVRREGTAVLNIFNDHDYNRSVITIVASIDSIREAVLSACEKACGLIDMRAHKGVHPCMGAVDLIPIYPLGEEVGVEDCAKEARAVAQGLTERVQGTSAFLFGWADSPLQRGLAQRRKEMGWFKKTTDMQAIRPDMGPQPQQRFGLTGVGAGPYVMNCNVTIDTQDSAMGRSIATAIRESTPGGLPGVQVLALPHEGAVEIACNVESVKGSPAGHMTAGEPWPCFSIGGQPYCHAPASLITARVAELAGRQGVGVKGTALVGFTPRECRGLAELALSQGIAEFWKEQHRIRM; encoded by the exons ATGCTAAAGTCTACTCGTGTATGTATCATGCATCTGGACGTGCatcgattgattgacagctgcactGAAGTTAGTGTGCGTACTACGTACAGAAATCA CAGCTGTGGCAGAAACATGGCCTCAGGTTCCTGGGGCAGAAGACTGGTGGCTTGTCTCCTCAACGTTTCCGAGGCTCGCAGGAAAGACCTGGTGGAGACTGTGGCCAAGGCAGCCTTATACAACACTGAAG GTGTTAGACGAGAGGGGACCGCAGTGCTGAACATCTTCAATGACCATGACTATAACCGTTCTGTCATCACCATTGTGGCCAGTATCGACTCTATCA GAGAGGCGGTTCTGTCTGCATGCGAGAAAGCCTGTGGGCTGATCGACATGCGCGCTCACAAGGGAGTCCACCCATGTATGGGTGCCGTCGACCTCATACCCATCTACCCCCTGGGGGAGGAGGTGGGAGTGGAGGACTGTGCTAAAGAGGCTCGGG CTGTGGCTCAGGGACTCACAGAGCGGGTCCAGGGCACCAGTGCTTTCCTGTTTGGCTGGGCAGACTCCCCCCTTCAGCGGGGGCTGgcgcagaggaggaaagagatggGCTGGTTCAAGAAGACGACGGACATGCAGGCAATCAGGCCCGACATGGGGCCGCAGCCACAGCAACGATTCGGTCTCACAG GTGTTGGGGCTGGTCCGTACGTCATGAACTGCAATGTCACTATCGACACCCAGGACTCGGCCATGGGACGCAGCATCGCCACGGCCATCAGGGAGTCGACCCCGGGCGGGCTGCCTGGGGTGCAGGTGCTGGCCTTGCCACACGAGGGCGCTGTTGAAATCGCCTGTAATGTTGAAAGTGTGAAGGGGAGCCCAGCCGGTCACATGACTGCAGGTGAACCGTGGCCTTGTTTCAGCATCGGCGGCCAGCCGTACTGTCACGCTCCGGCTTCCCTCATCACGGCGAGGGTCGCAGAGCTGGCAGGGAGGCAGGGGGTTGGCGTGAAGGGCACCGCGCTGGTGGGGTTTACCCCCCGCGAGTGCAGGGGCCTGGCAGAGTTAGCACTGTCTCAAGGGATTGCTGAGTTCTGGAAAGAGCAGCACAGGATCCGTATGTGA
- the ftcdnl1 gene encoding formiminotransferase N-terminal subdomain-containing protein isoform X3 → MASGSWGRRLVACLLNVSEARRKDLVETVAKAALYNTEGVRREGTAVLNIFNDHDYNRSVITIVASIDSIREAVLSACEKACGLIDMRAHKGVHPCMGAVDLIPIYPLGEEVGVEDCAKEARAVAQGLTERVQGTSAFLFGWADSPLQRGLAQRRKEMGWFKKTTDMQAIRPDMGPQPQQRFGLTGVGAGPYVMNCNVTIDTQDSAMGRSIATAIRESTPGGLPGVQVLALPHEGAVEIACNVESVKGSPAGHMTAGEPWPCFSIGGQPYCHAPASLITARVAELAGRQGVGVKGTALVGFTPRECRGLAELALSQGIAEFWKEQHRIRM, encoded by the exons ATGGCCTCAGGTTCCTGGGGCAGAAGACTGGTGGCTTGTCTCCTCAACGTTTCCGAGGCTCGCAGGAAAGACCTGGTGGAGACTGTGGCCAAGGCAGCCTTATACAACACTGAAG GTGTTAGACGAGAGGGGACCGCAGTGCTGAACATCTTCAATGACCATGACTATAACCGTTCTGTCATCACCATTGTGGCCAGTATCGACTCTATCA GAGAGGCGGTTCTGTCTGCATGCGAGAAAGCCTGTGGGCTGATCGACATGCGCGCTCACAAGGGAGTCCACCCATGTATGGGTGCCGTCGACCTCATACCCATCTACCCCCTGGGGGAGGAGGTGGGAGTGGAGGACTGTGCTAAAGAGGCTCGGG CTGTGGCTCAGGGACTCACAGAGCGGGTCCAGGGCACCAGTGCTTTCCTGTTTGGCTGGGCAGACTCCCCCCTTCAGCGGGGGCTGgcgcagaggaggaaagagatggGCTGGTTCAAGAAGACGACGGACATGCAGGCAATCAGGCCCGACATGGGGCCGCAGCCACAGCAACGATTCGGTCTCACAG GTGTTGGGGCTGGTCCGTACGTCATGAACTGCAATGTCACTATCGACACCCAGGACTCGGCCATGGGACGCAGCATCGCCACGGCCATCAGGGAGTCGACCCCGGGCGGGCTGCCTGGGGTGCAGGTGCTGGCCTTGCCACACGAGGGCGCTGTTGAAATCGCCTGTAATGTTGAAAGTGTGAAGGGGAGCCCAGCCGGTCACATGACTGCAGGTGAACCGTGGCCTTGTTTCAGCATCGGCGGCCAGCCGTACTGTCACGCTCCGGCTTCCCTCATCACGGCGAGGGTCGCAGAGCTGGCAGGGAGGCAGGGGGTTGGCGTGAAGGGCACCGCGCTGGTGGGGTTTACCCCCCGCGAGTGCAGGGGCCTGGCAGAGTTAGCACTGTCTCAAGGGATTGCTGAGTTCTGGAAAGAGCAGCACAGGATCCGTATGTGA